One genomic region from Rosa rugosa chromosome 1, drRosRugo1.1, whole genome shotgun sequence encodes:
- the LOC133724740 gene encoding phosphatidylinositol 4-phosphate 5-kinase 5: MSKESSTVFKAWEATVRKTQAARKRANSIFGLSVDHDHDHDSDHDHSSDDSDYGPEDMIYNADKILPNGDYYTGQWCENFPHGQGKYLWTDGCMYVGEWFKGKTMGKGRFSWPSGATYEGEFKSGYMDGNGTYTGANGDTYKGQWVMNLKHGHGTKNYSNGDWYEGEWRRGLQEGHGKYQWINGNHYIGEWKNGEIYGKGTFVWSNGNRYDGNWEECVPKGNGNFKWPDGSLYVGNWSKDPSEQNGTYYPSQSSSDANLEWNPQDVYNIDLKDCTICPGEKVSILPSQKKLAVWRSAKGNGVKPRRMSVDGRVSVGLERPMDRMQMWDGGTGDDPACNASDRASTVGRDQLNDHDLLGLNVEERGQMKVPKAGRRQGETISRGHKNYELMLNLQLGIRHSVGRPGPSGSLDLKPSAFDPREKYWTRFPPEGSKYTPPHQSCEFKWKDYCPLVFRTLRKLFKVDAADYMLSICGNDALRELSSPGKSGSFFYLTNDDRYMIKTMKKAEVKVLIRMLSAYYNHVRAYENTLVTKFYGLHCVKLTGQPIQKKVRFIIMGNLFCSEYTIHRRFDLKGSSLGRTTDKAETEIDEMTILKDLDLNFIFRLQKSWFQEFCRQIDRDCEFLEQERIMDYSLLVGLHFRNTSAAGDLIPSGALTPTGENESDGTPKLSRADMDQLLLDPSRWASIKLGLNMPARVEKTERKSDCEFQLVGDPTGEYYEVIMFFGIIDILQDYDISKKLEHAYKSIQYDPTSISAVDPKQYSRRFRDFIYRVFAEDTP; this comes from the exons ATGAGTAAAGAGAGTAGTACTGTTTTTAAGGCATGGGAGGCCACAGTTCGCAAGACGCAGGCTGCAAGAAAACGTGCAAATAGTATATTTGGACTTTCTGTGGACCATGATCACGATCATGATAGTGATCATGATCATAGTAGTGACGATAGTGATTATGGCCCCGAGGATATGATATACAATGCAGACAAGATTCTTCCGAATGGAGACTACTACACCGGACAATGGTGTGAAAATTTTCCTCATGGCCAAGGCAAGTATTTGTGGACGGACGGGTGCATGTACGTAGGAGAATGGTTTAAAGGCAAAACTATGGGGAAAGGCAGGTTTAGTTGGCCTTCTGGGGCTACCTATGAAGGTGAGTTTAAAAGTGGTTATATGGATGGCAATGGCACATACACAGGTGCTAATGGTGACACATATAAGGGACAATGGGTTATGAATTTGAAGCATGGCCATGGTACGAAGAATTATTCCAATGGAGATTGGTATGAAGGCGAATGGCGAAGAGGGTTGCAAGAAGGCCATGGCAAGTACCAGTGGATAAATGGGAATCATTACATTGGAGAATGGAAGAATGGAGAGATTTATGGCAAAGGCACATTCGTTTGGAGTAATGGGAATAGATATGATGGAAATTGGGAAGAATGCGTGCCTAAAGGAAACGGGAATTTCAAATGGCCTGATGGGAGTCTTTATGTAGGGAATTGGAGTAAGGATCCAAGTGAGCAAAATGGTACTTATTATCCATCTCAATCATCGTCAGATGCCAATCTCGAATGGAATCCTCAAGATGTATATAATATTGATTTAAAGGATTGTACGATTTGTCCTGgagagaaagtttcgattttaCCATCACAGAAAAAGCTCGCAGTGTGGAGGTCAGCTAAGGGCAATGGGGTTAAGCCGAGAAGGATGTCAGTGGATGGAAGGGTAAGCGTAGGGCTGGAGAGACCTATGGATAGGATGCAAATGTGGGATGGTGGAACTGGTGATGACCCTGCTTGTAATGCTAGTGATAGAGCTTCAACTGTTGGTAGAGATCAATTGAATGATCACGATCTCTTGGGTCTAAATGTTGAAGAAAGGGGCCAAATGAAGGTGCCCAAGGCAGGTAGGAGACAAGGGGAAACGATCAGTAGGGGCCACAAAAATTATGAACTCATGCTCAATTTGCAGCTTGGAATTAG GCATTCTGTTGGAAGACCAGGCCCGTCTGGATCCCTTGATCTAAAGCCTTCGGCTTTCGACCCCAGAGAAAAATATTGGACAAGGTTTCCTCCTGAAGGATCCAAATACACTCCACCACACCAATCTTGTGAATTTAAATGGAAGGATTATTGTCCTTTAGTCTTCAG aactcTTAGGAAGTTGTTCAAGGTGGATGCAGCTGACTACATGCTCTCTATCTGTGGGAACGATGCTCTTCGAGAACTTTCTTCTCCTGGTAAAAGTGGTAGCTTCTTTTACTTGACTAATGATGACCGATACATGATTAAAACAATGAAGAAAGCAGAAGTAAAA GTTCTTATAAGGATGCTCTCTGCCTATTACAACCATGTTCGAGCATACGAGAATACGCTGGTCACTAAATTTTATGGTCTACACTGCGTAAAGCTAACTGGGCAACCTATTCAAAAAAAG GTGCGATTTATTATTATGGGAAATCTGTTTTGTTCCGAATATACCATTCATCGACGTTTTGACTTGAAGGGATCTTCCCTTGGTCGAACAACAGATAAGGCTGAGACAGAAATTGATGAAATGACCATACTTAAAGACCTTGATCTTAACTTTATATTTCGACTTCAGAAGTCATGGTTTCAAGAGTTCTGCAG GCAAATTGATAGAGATTGTGAGTTTCTTGAACAGGAGAGAATAATGGATTATAGCCTATTAGTTGGCCTTCATTTCAGAAATACATCAGCTGCTGGAGATCTGATTCCTTCTGGAGCTCTTACTCCTACTG GTGAGAATGAGAGTGATGGAACTCCCAAACTTTCCAGGGCAGACATGGATCAACTTCTTTTAGATCCATCCAG ATGGGCTAGTATTAAACTGGGGCTAAACATGCCAGCACGCGTGGAGAAGACTGAGAGAAAAAGTGATTGTGAATTTCAGCTTGTAGGAGATCCAACAGGAGAGTATTATGAAGTTATAATGTTTTTTGGCATCATAGACATACTTCAAGACTATGACATTAGCAAGAAACTTGAGCATGCATACAAGTCCATCCAGTATGATCCAACTTCTATATCAGCCGTTGATCCTAAACAATATTCAAGGCGCTTTCGCGATTTCATATATAGAGTATTCGCTGAAGACACTCCATAA